A single Aspergillus puulaauensis MK2 DNA, chromosome 7, nearly complete sequence DNA region contains:
- a CDS encoding nucleobase cation symporter-1 family protein (COG:F,H;~EggNog:ENOG410PJUW;~InterPro:IPR001248,IPR038271;~PFAM:PF02133;~TransMembrane:12 (i54-74o80-100i127-154o174-194i206-225o248-268i289-318o338-356i377-397o403-427i448-473o493-513i);~go_component: GO:0016020 - membrane [Evidence IEA];~go_function: GO:0022857 - transmembrane transporter activity [Evidence IEA];~go_process: GO:0055085 - transmembrane transport [Evidence IEA]) yields MTWLRRVRETLSSPRVLAKRLEMKEVDGENKADYNEDLLPTEPERRSWRWVHFFTYYLTTSFSPTSYNLGASLATIGLRWWHTLIASAIASLFLSIVVFLNSRGATRYHIGFPVIARSSGGPRGAKFFIFIRGAVATIFFSTNLYYGGMLMAIVLRCIFGTAWDNIPNHLPADAGITSANLLAFFIYWFFQMALMFVHPIVLRHIFVIKAFYCTTALFVVLGWAIHQNNGSLGSFHFDGQVILSGSQLVWPMISAINSICAALCPILINQPDIARYAQKPSQATWSQTLGIFISKILIMFLSAGTTSAAQGFLGTSYWNVWDLYDAILTKYWGPGARAGIFFACFGMVLAILATNAGTNSLPAGADMSGLLPRYINIVRGQIICGLLGPLFFPWKIIANASSFLTFLSSYTVFLMPICGIMVVDYWLIRRGNLHMPSLYSREPGTPYVYWRGWNLRAIAAWVAGTAFVIHGVAGELDPRLTGQASKNMYKIGFLLSFVVGSVVYFTGCLLFPVPVYPINKEGTPATWEYMADSEGFFAGETRDTIRLGTGVVMGVKLDGEGQGEIGRTKKEIV; encoded by the exons ATGACCTGGCTTAGACGGGTCAGGGAGACGCTCTCCTCTCCGAGGGTTTTGGCGAAGAGACTCGAGATgaaggaagtggatggggagaacAAGGCGGATTACAACGAGGACCTGCTCCCAACAGAGCCAG AACGACGGTCGTGGCGATGGGTACACTTTTTTACATACTACCTAACGACGTCCTTTTCGCCTACAAGCTACAATCTTGGTGCGTCTCTGGCCACCATTGGCCTG CGATGGTGGCATACGCTCATTGCTTCAGCAATCGCCTCCTTATTTCTATCCATCGTCGTATTCCTCAACTCCCGCGGTGCAACTCGATACCATATCGGATTTCCCGTTATCGCACGTTCATCTGGAGGGCCGCGGGGTGCCAAATTCTTTATCTTCATCCGGGGCGCTGTAGCaacgatcttcttctcgacaaACCTGTACTACGGCGGAATGCTCATGGCCATTGTCCTTCGATGTATCTTCGGCACAGCATGGGATAACATCccaaaccatcttccagcTGACGCTGGAATCACCAGTGCAAATCTGCTAGCATTCTTCATCTACTGGTTTTTCCAAATGGCCCTCATGTTCGTGCACCCAATTGTCCTGCGCCATATCTTCGTCATCAAGGCGTTCTACTGCACAACCGCCCTGTTCGTGGTACTAGGCTGGGCCATCCACCAAAACAACGGCTCCCTGGGCAGTTTCCATTTCGATGGACAGGTCATTCTTTCCGGATCACAGCTCGTCTGGCCCATGATCTCTGCTATCAACTCCATTTGCGCTGCGCTGTGCCCGATACTGATCAACCAGCCCGATATCGCGCGGTATGCGCAGAAACCATCTCAAGCGACCTGGTCCCAAACACTGGGAATCTTCATCAGCAAAATCCTGATCATGTTCCTCAGCGCCGGCACAACCAGTGCGGCGCAGGGGTTTCTGGGTACTTCCTACTGGAATGTGTGGGATCTCTACGATGCGATTTTAACGAAATACTGGGGCCCCGGTGCTCGTGCTGGTATCTTCTTCGCATGCTTC GGCATGGTCCTTGCCATCCTGGCCACCAACGCAGGCACAAATTCGCTCCCAGCAGGCGCCGACATGAGCGGGCTCCTACCGCGGTATATAAACATCGTGCGCGGGCAGATCATCTGCGGTCTTCTCGGTCCACTTTTCTTCCCATGGAAGATCATCGCCAATGCGTCAAGTTTCCTAACCTTCTTATCATCTTATACGGTCTTTCTCATGCCCATCTGCGGTATCATGGTGGTGGACTACTGGCTCATCCGCCGCGGGAATCTACACATGCCATCGCTGTACAGCCGGGAACCAGGGACCCCCTATGTCTACTGGAGGGGCTGGAATCTGCGGGCGATTGCGGCGTGGGTGGCGGGTACTGCGTTTGTAATCCATGGGGTTGCGGGGGAGTTGGATCCGCGGTTGACGGGGCAGGCGAGTAAGAATATGTACAAGATTGGGTTTCTGCTTAGTTTTGTTGTGGGTTCGGTGGTTTATTTTACTGGGTGTCTGCTGTTTCCTGTGCCTGTGTACCCGATCAACAAGGAGGGCACGCCAGCCACTTGGGAGTATATGGCTGATTCCGAAGGTTTCTTTGCTGGTGAAACACGCGATACGATCAGACTGGGCACTGGAGTTGTCATGGGTGTGAAGCTTGATGGTGAGGGCCAGGGAGAGATTGGACgtacaaagaaagaaatcgTTTAG
- a CDS encoding Zn(II)2Cys6 transcription factor (COG:S;~EggNog:ENOG410PIT7;~InterPro:IPR036864,IPR007219,IPR001138;~PFAM:PF00172,PF04082;~TransMembrane:2 (o298-317i501-525o);~go_function: GO:0000981 - DNA-binding transcription factor activity, RNA polymerase II-specific [Evidence IEA];~go_function: GO:0003677 - DNA binding [Evidence IEA];~go_function: GO:0008270 - zinc ion binding [Evidence IEA];~go_process: GO:0006351 - transcription, DNA-templated [Evidence IEA];~go_process: GO:0006355 - regulation of transcription, DNA-templated [Evidence IEA]), translating into MDMSGVVPPRQTRQRGMGRTACSRCKTRKQKCDGRLPVCFSCTKSGAICDLQNVRGEDLVVAKYIQSLETKIAELELQLLRHQDSQLQPEQPQHDSPRFPLQGRIGMGDVVNSLCSDLPERSSVSESLQFSVQLALNLGSSPNSTGDAHPHDAAHASTPSTSPRDYPFIRSLANNAVGTSPPSEQLGAKLIEAYSERLDWRYPFLDLNELRELHRDREGLSQSTTQQFGLFKLYLVYAIGAGLLDLTEKHTSSPMPEAFYAAAMQHIPTARNTRSLENIEAMVLLALFHLRSFISQELWYLIGFAMRTCIHLGMYLARREADLPTSVIQRRRKLFWTVYSLERNVSIALGYPVSLPDRLIDVEMPVMTGDTAQEDDRLQQAISIFQLRRIESRIHHSIYRNDRTLEQLLPKTTWHYQQLQHWKESIISSMSPNPNPGPESSGSNAPNRLDYLLLHYHRAIRLLIQPFLSIMPSSDPYYRACLESAGQICQLHKKLHQNSDYGHSFIAVQTVFVSGVMLLYCLWIHTSDVWSIRLSNHLRACSSVLFVMGERTPWVRRYRDAFEALVTVTMERLEAQCSTDGDSLSMQDTTFPPQNAQIPNTPAGGTGHFPAMNECPPGDPMPMPPPLQVLQDRWMEFDTMAVVNELVNWTDLRMPSGQTPCMDYGNLGSTWDQWQLP; encoded by the exons ATGGACATGTCCGGGGTAGTTCCACCTCGACAGACCCGCCAGCGCGGCATGGGACGCACTGCATGCTCCAGATGCAAGACTAGGAAGCAGAAG TGTGACGGCCGACTCCCCGTCTGCTTCAGCTGTACAAAGTCCGGGGCGATATGCGACTTGCAAAATGTGCGAGGGGAAGATCTAGTTGTTGCAAA ATACATCCAAAGCCTCGAAACCAAGATCGCCGAACTAGAGCTTCAACTCTTACGACACCAGGACTCACAATTGCAGCCTGAACAGCCACAGCATGATAGCCCCCGGTTTCCTCTGCAGGGACGTATCGGAATGGGCGATGTAGTCAACTCGCTCTGCAGTGACTTACCCGAGAGATCATCAGTATCTGAATCGTTGCAGTTCAGTGTCCAGCTCGCCCTCAACTTGGGTAGTTCTCCTAATTCAACGGGAGATGCCCACCCCCATGACGCTGCACACGCTTCAACCCCTTCAACCAGCCCAAGGGACTATCCATTCATCAGGTCACTGGCGAATAACGCCGTTGGTACCAGTCCACCCTCAGAGCAACTAGGTGCCAAGCTCATCGAAGCGTATTCCGAGAGATTAGACTGGAGGTATCCATTCCTAGACCTAAATGAACTAAGGGAACTTCACCGAGATCGAGAGGGCCTGTCGCAGTCGACTACCCAGCAATTCGGGCTATTCAAACTATACCTCGTGTACGCTATAGGCGCAGGACTACTGGATCTAACGGAGAAGCACACATCGTCACCTATGCCAGAG gCCTTCTATGCAGCAGCCATGCAGCATATCCCAACTGCACGAAATACCCGGTCTCTTGAGAATATAGAGGCAATGGTTCTCCTAgctctcttccatcttcgGAGCTTCATCAGCCAGGAACTCTGGTATCTAATTGGGTTTGCCATGCGGACCTGCATCCATCTAGGCATGTACCTAGCTCGTCGGGAGGCTGATCTTCCTACGTCCGTTATTCAAAGACGTCGTAAGCTGTTTTGGACAGTCTACTCCCTAGAGCGGAATGTTTCTATTGCACTCGGGTACCCCGTCAGTCTGCCCGATCGGTTGATTGACGTTGAGATGCCGGTTATGACAGGAGATACAGCGCAGGAGGACGACAGATTGCAGCAAGCCATATCCATCTTCCAGCTCCGGAGAATCGAATCCCGCATTCATCATTCCATCTACCGGAATGACCGGACCCTGGAGCAGCTCCTCCCAAAGACGACGTGGCATTACCAGCAACTGCAACACTGGAAGGAGAGTATCATATCGTCTATGAGTCCGAATCCAAATCCAGGCCCAGAATCGTCAGGGAGTAATGCTCCCAACCGTCTGGATTACTTACTCCTACACTATCACCGCGCCATCAGACTCCTTATCCAGCCCTTCCTTTCAATCATGCCCAGTTCAGACCCGTATTACAGGGCCTGTCTCGAGTCGGCAGGGCAGATCTGCCAGCTCCACAAGAAACTCCATCAGAACTCGGATTACGGGCATAGCTTTATAGCTGTCCAGACTGTGTTTGTTTCTGGCGTCATGCTGCTTTACTGTTTATGGATCCATACTAGTGATGTCTGGAGCATCCGACTGAGTAATCATCTTCGGGCTTGCTCGAGTGTGCTATTCGTTATGGGCGAACGGACTCCTTGGGTACGCAGGTACCGGGATGCATTTGAGGCACTTGTCACCGTGACTATGGAGAGATTGGAGGCGCAGTGCAGTACTGATGGTGATTCTCTATCCATGCAGGATACTACCTTTCCACCGCAAAATGCCCAAATTCCCAATACCCCTGCAGGTGGCACCGGACACTTTCCCGCTATGAACGAATGTCCCCCTGGAGATCCAATGCCGATGCCCCCGCCGCTACAGGTACTTCAAGACCGCTGGATGGAATTCGATACCATGGCTGTTGTCAATGAACTTGTAAACTGGACGGACCTTAGGATGCCTTCTGGACAAACGCCGTGTATGGACTATGGGAACCTTGGAAGTACTTGGGATCAATGGCAGCTTCCATAG